One part of the Thermococcus litoralis DSM 5473 genome encodes these proteins:
- a CDS encoding transcription initiation factor IIB: MTKHRVCPVCGSDKFVYDPERGEVICANCGFVIQENMIDMGPEWRAFDASQREKRSRTGAPESILLHDKGLSTDIGYDRNVKGLMREKIYRLRKWQSRLRVSDAAERNLAFALSELDRLGARLNLPKHVEEEAARLYREAVRKGLIRGKSIESVIAACVYAACRLLKIPRTLDEIADIAKVDKKEIGRSFRFIARNLNLTPKKLFVKPTDYVNKFADELGLSERTRRRAIELLEKAYGMGLTSGKSPAGLVAAALYIAGLLEGEKRTQREVAEVARVTEVTVRNRYKEMVEKLGLKLPL, from the coding sequence GTGACTAAGCATAGGGTTTGCCCAGTTTGCGGTTCCGATAAGTTTGTTTATGACCCCGAAAGGGGAGAAGTAATCTGTGCAAATTGCGGTTTTGTAATTCAGGAAAACATGATTGATATGGGTCCCGAGTGGAGGGCATTTGATGCTTCTCAGAGGGAGAAGCGTTCTAGGACTGGCGCGCCTGAGAGCATTCTGCTGCACGATAAGGGTCTTTCGACGGATATTGGTTATGACAGGAATGTTAAGGGCTTGATGAGGGAGAAAATTTATCGTCTCAGGAAGTGGCAGAGCAGGCTGAGAGTTAGCGATGCCGCCGAGAGAAACCTTGCTTTTGCCTTGAGTGAGCTTGACAGGCTTGGTGCGAGGTTAAACCTTCCAAAGCACGTTGAGGAGGAAGCGGCGAGGCTTTACAGAGAGGCTGTTAGAAAGGGGCTTATCAGGGGAAAGTCGATTGAGAGCGTTATTGCGGCTTGTGTTTACGCCGCCTGCAGGCTCTTGAAGATTCCAAGGACTCTTGATGAGATTGCCGATATTGCCAAGGTTGACAAGAAAGAAATTGGCAGGAGCTTCAGGTTCATTGCGAGGAATTTGAACTTGACTCCCAAGAAGCTCTTCGTGAAGCCGACGGATTATGTGAACAAGTTTGCCGATGAGCTTGGCCTGAGCGAGAGGACGAGGAGAAGGGCAATAGAGCTCCTTGAGAAAGCTTACGGGATGGGCTTGACGAGTGGTAAAAGCCCTGCTGGCCTTGTTGCTGCAGCCTTGTACATTGCCGGTCTTCTAGAGGGTGAGAAGAGGACTCAGAGGGAAGTTGCCGAAGTTGCAAGAGTAACAGAAGTCACAGTAAGAAACAGATACAAAGAAATGGTAGAAAAACTAGGGCTAAAGCTCCCGCTTTGA
- a CDS encoding phosphate-starvation-inducible PsiE family protein, whose product MTRMEDEKTAQYTQIHKLFRKALEISFDTVVMVFLFFILYLTLYSIYLNFKLTYKTNDPKLLIANILVTIILIETYRILIIYLRQHRVSISHILEVGIVALVQKLIVASDFKELDALKLFAVGGLLFILGHLYIRIGGE is encoded by the coding sequence ATGACGAGGATGGAGGATGAAAAAACAGCCCAATATACCCAAATTCACAAACTTTTCAGGAAAGCCTTAGAGATTTCCTTTGATACAGTTGTTATGGTGTTCCTGTTTTTCATACTCTACCTCACCCTATACTCCATCTACCTCAACTTTAAGCTAACTTACAAAACCAACGACCCAAAACTTCTGATTGCGAACATACTGGTGACGATTATCCTAATAGAAACCTACAGAATCTTGATAATCTATTTAAGGCAGCACCGTGTGAGCATATCTCATATTCTTGAGGTTGGAATTGTTGCACTTGTCCAAAAGCTCATCGTTGCCTCGGATTTTAAGGAGCTCGATGCCTTAAAGCTCTTTGCTGTTGGTGGATTGCTTTTTATACTTGGTCACCTATACATTAGGATAGGTGGTGAGTAA
- the acs gene encoding acetate--CoA ligase alpha subunit, giving the protein MSIEALFKPKSVAVIGASGKPGKIGYAIMKNLVDYGYEGKIYAVNVKGGEIEISGKKFPVYKSILDVPDEVDMAVIVVPAKFVPQVVEECGKKGVKVLPIISSGFGELGEEGKKVEQQLVETAHKYGMRILGPNIFGVVYTPAKLNATFGPTDVMPGKLALVSQSGALGIALMGWTILEKVGLSAVVSIGNKSDLDDADMLEYFETDENTGAILIYMEGVKDGRRFMEVAKRVSMKKPIIVIKAGRSERGAKAAASHTGSLAGADSIYTAAFKQSGVLRALTIGEAFDWARTLSNLPEPEGDNVVILTNGGGIGVMATDAAEEEGLKLYDNLEELKIFANHMPPFGSYKNPVDLTGMAGAEAYEGAVRDALAHPEMHAIAVLYCQTAVLDPRDLAKIVIKEYEASGRKKPIVVAIVGGVEAKEAIDMLNENGIPAYPEPERAIRSLAALYRWHNWKMKHKKE; this is encoded by the coding sequence ATGAGCATAGAAGCACTTTTCAAACCAAAGAGCGTTGCCGTTATAGGCGCTTCTGGTAAGCCTGGGAAGATAGGATACGCTATCATGAAGAACCTTGTCGATTACGGCTACGAGGGCAAAATCTACGCAGTTAACGTTAAGGGTGGGGAGATAGAGATCAGCGGAAAAAAGTTCCCAGTATACAAGAGCATCCTCGATGTCCCGGATGAAGTAGACATGGCAGTTATAGTTGTTCCAGCTAAGTTTGTCCCACAGGTTGTAGAGGAATGTGGAAAGAAGGGAGTAAAAGTACTTCCGATTATCAGCTCGGGTTTTGGAGAACTTGGCGAGGAAGGAAAGAAAGTTGAGCAGCAATTAGTTGAGACAGCCCACAAGTACGGAATGAGGATACTCGGTCCAAACATCTTCGGTGTTGTTTACACCCCAGCCAAGCTTAATGCAACCTTTGGTCCGACAGATGTAATGCCCGGAAAGCTTGCACTTGTCTCTCAAAGCGGTGCCCTCGGAATAGCCCTTATGGGATGGACAATACTTGAGAAGGTCGGTCTTTCGGCTGTTGTTAGCATTGGAAACAAGAGCGATCTTGACGATGCAGACATGCTCGAATACTTTGAGACCGACGAAAACACGGGGGCAATCTTAATCTACATGGAAGGTGTGAAGGACGGAAGAAGATTCATGGAAGTTGCGAAGAGGGTTTCAATGAAGAAGCCGATCATAGTTATCAAAGCTGGAAGGAGCGAGAGGGGAGCCAAGGCTGCTGCATCTCATACGGGTTCACTTGCTGGTGCAGATAGCATTTATACAGCCGCATTCAAGCAGAGCGGTGTTTTAAGAGCATTAACAATTGGCGAGGCTTTCGACTGGGCAAGAACCCTTTCAAACCTCCCAGAGCCCGAGGGAGATAACGTTGTAATCCTCACAAACGGTGGTGGAATAGGCGTTATGGCCACTGACGCTGCTGAGGAAGAAGGATTGAAGCTCTATGACAACCTTGAGGAGCTTAAGATCTTTGCAAACCACATGCCACCCTTTGGAAGCTATAAGAATCCAGTGGACTTAACGGGTATGGCCGGAGCTGAGGCTTACGAAGGTGCAGTTAGAGACGCATTAGCCCATCCAGAGATGCACGCCATAGCAGTCCTCTACTGCCAGACAGCTGTTCTTGATCCAAGAGACCTCGCAAAGATAGTCATCAAGGAATATGAGGCAAGCGGAAGGAAGAAGCCAATAGTGGTTGCCATAGTTGGTGGCGTTGAGGCTAAAGAAGCAATTGACATGCTCAACGAGAACGGCATCCCAGCGTATCCAGAGCCCGAAAGGGCTATTAGGTCACTTGCGGCTTTATACAGATGGCACAACTGGAAAATGAAGCATAAGAAAGAGTGA
- a CDS encoding DUF7411 family protein, translated as MEVYHLYSGGKDSSLAAYILRKIGYEVKLITINFGILDSWKYAKETAEALGFSHEVIFLDRGILEEAAEMCIRDSHPSNAIQFIHEKALEEVAKLRHVERISDGTRRDDRVPFLDQRKTRSLEDRFNVQYIRPLLGLGYRTIRELTDKLFVVELKESEKLEKSDYEVELRYLLREKGIDPLTIFPKKHLQSRVLGWKKEKGHL; from the coding sequence ATGGAGGTTTATCACCTCTACAGCGGAGGGAAAGATTCTTCGCTTGCGGCTTATATTTTGAGAAAGATTGGATACGAGGTAAAACTCATTACTATTAACTTTGGAATCCTCGACAGCTGGAAATATGCTAAGGAAACAGCTGAGGCTCTTGGCTTTTCTCATGAGGTAATCTTCCTTGACAGGGGGATTCTTGAGGAAGCGGCTGAGATGTGCATAAGGGACTCTCATCCTAGCAATGCAATTCAGTTTATCCACGAAAAAGCTCTAGAAGAGGTTGCAAAGCTTAGGCATGTGGAGAGGATAAGCGACGGAACAAGAAGAGATGACAGAGTGCCCTTCCTTGATCAGAGAAAAACGAGAAGTCTTGAAGATAGATTTAACGTTCAGTACATAAGACCTCTTCTCGGTTTGGGTTATAGGACGATACGGGAACTTACGGATAAGCTTTTCGTAGTGGAGCTTAAAGAGAGCGAAAAGCTCGAGAAATCCGACTATGAAGTGGAGCTGAGATATCTTTTAAGGGAAAAAGGGATAGATCCTCTCACAATTTTTCC
- the fen gene encoding flap endonuclease-1, translating to MGVQIGELLPRKELELENLNGRKVAIDAFNAIYQFLSTIRQRDGTPLMDSKGRITSHLSGLFYRTINLMEAGIKPAYVFDGKPPEFKKKELEKRAEAREEAQEKWEEALARGDLEEAKKYAQRASKVNEMLIEDAKKLLELMGIPWVQAPSEGEAQAAYMASKGHVWASASQDYDSLLFGTPRLVRNLTITGKRKLPGKDIYVEVKPELIVLEEVLKELKITREKLVELAILVGTDYNPGGIKGIGPKKALEIVKYSKDPLAKYQKMSDVDLYAIKEFFLNPPTTDEYKLEWKMPDEEGILKFLCDEHDFSEERVKNGLERLKKAVKAGRQFTLDSWFKK from the coding sequence ATGGGAGTCCAGATTGGTGAGCTTTTACCAAGAAAAGAGCTTGAGCTTGAAAATTTAAATGGGAGAAAAGTTGCGATAGATGCATTTAACGCTATTTACCAGTTTCTCTCAACAATAAGACAACGAGATGGGACTCCTTTAATGGATTCCAAGGGAAGAATAACGTCCCATCTTTCAGGGCTTTTTTACAGGACTATAAACCTAATGGAAGCGGGAATAAAGCCTGCGTATGTATTCGATGGGAAGCCTCCAGAGTTCAAGAAAAAAGAGCTTGAAAAAAGAGCTGAGGCTAGGGAGGAAGCGCAGGAAAAATGGGAGGAAGCCCTAGCAAGGGGAGACTTAGAAGAGGCGAAGAAATATGCACAGCGGGCGAGCAAAGTAAATGAGATGCTTATCGAGGATGCTAAGAAGCTTTTGGAGCTTATGGGCATCCCATGGGTGCAGGCTCCTAGCGAAGGTGAAGCGCAGGCAGCTTATATGGCATCTAAAGGGCACGTTTGGGCCTCGGCGAGCCAGGACTACGACTCGCTCCTCTTCGGAACACCAAGGCTAGTGAGAAACCTCACCATAACTGGAAAGAGAAAGCTTCCTGGGAAGGATATTTACGTAGAAGTTAAACCGGAGCTCATAGTTCTTGAAGAGGTGTTAAAGGAGCTTAAGATAACGAGGGAGAAGTTGGTAGAGCTTGCAATTCTCGTGGGAACGGACTACAATCCTGGAGGCATAAAAGGGATTGGACCAAAAAAGGCCCTTGAAATAGTCAAATACTCCAAAGATCCTCTGGCAAAGTACCAAAAAATGAGCGATGTTGATCTCTATGCAATAAAGGAGTTCTTCCTAAACCCGCCGACAACAGACGAATACAAGCTCGAATGGAAAATGCCCGATGAAGAAGGAATACTGAAGTTTCTCTGTGATGAGCACGATTTCAGTGAAGAAAGAGTTAAAAACGGCTTAGAAAGGCTTAAAAAAGCGGTTAAGGCAGGAAGACAGTTTACGCTGGACAGCTGGTTTAAAAAGTGA
- a CDS encoding SWIM zinc finger family protein yields the protein MEKKTMQKGKNYYKKGKVLWVLKYKEKLFSKVLGTYPYYVEVDLERNSSRCTCPQGKDCKHAAATIIAFEEGFYIESHEPVSEFFPEVALKRYLFHENPELGLEIILKELHYQINNDESGSEVARLLREALKLFTLVPSKERGFRILEIFKEFERLFPDYNLTGELEREVKETLEGCSL from the coding sequence ATGGAGAAGAAGACAATGCAAAAGGGTAAGAACTACTACAAGAAAGGAAAGGTTTTATGGGTTCTAAAATACAAAGAAAAGCTGTTTTCCAAGGTTTTGGGCACTTATCCTTATTATGTGGAAGTTGACCTGGAAAGGAACTCCAGCAGGTGCACCTGTCCACAGGGAAAAGACTGCAAGCATGCCGCTGCCACAATAATAGCCTTTGAAGAGGGATTCTACATAGAAAGCCACGAGCCAGTCTCAGAGTTTTTTCCAGAGGTGGCTTTAAAGAGATATCTGTTCCATGAGAATCCGGAATTAGGACTGGAGATTATTTTAAAGGAGCTTCACTACCAGATAAACAACGATGAAAGCGGTAGTGAAGTGGCCAGACTCTTGAGGGAGGCTTTGAAACTCTTCACTCTTGTCCCGTCTAAAGAAAGAGGTTTCCGAATATTGGAAATTTTTAAAGAATTCGAGAGGCTTTTCCCAGATTACAATTTAACCGGAGAGCTGGAAAGGGAAGTCAAAGAAACTCTAGAAGGGTGCTCTCTTTGA
- a CDS encoding DNA-binding protein, with protein MAEDIEEIRKKKLLELQKRLAEQQKEEEERVRQEMELEAQLNAIMKQILTPEARERLARVKLVRPELARQVELILVQLYQAGQITERITDEKLKKILAQIDARTRREFRIKW; from the coding sequence ATGGCTGAGGACATAGAGGAGATTAGAAAGAAAAAACTTTTGGAGCTTCAGAAGAGACTTGCAGAGCAGCAGAAAGAGGAAGAAGAAAGGGTAAGGCAGGAGATGGAATTAGAAGCTCAGCTAAATGCCATAATGAAGCAAATTCTCACACCTGAGGCGAGGGAAAGGCTCGCGAGGGTTAAGCTTGTGAGGCCTGAGCTTGCGAGACAAGTAGAGTTAATTCTCGTTCAGTTATACCAAGCCGGCCAGATAACCGAGAGAATCACGGATGAAAAACTTAAAAAGATTTTAGCTCAAATAGATGCCAGAACGAGAAGAGAATTTAGGATTAAATGGTGA
- the rgy gene encoding reverse gyrase, translating to MKAIYRGMCPNCEDRIGDLRLYKKHPCEVCLDEEIKAEVYFDLIKGIRDALKLRGTLKHWEELYSLEKKLNEAEELFKKATGFTFWSAQKTWVKRLVRGKSFSIIAPTGMGKSVFGAFMSIYYAKKGKKSYIILPTTPLVIQTIKRVQTFAEKAGVSVNLAYYHGNMKKKEKEEMLQKIQNGDFDILITSAQYLARNFDLLKDKRFDFIFVDDVDAFLKASKNIDRSLILLGFTEEIIQKAWEIIKLKKQMAKYLNGNSKDKNEKLKELNKQINAVEREIRKFKRENKIGVLIVASATGSGRGDRIKLYRELLDFEVGSGRSALRNVVDSYIFPEKPIEEHVKELLKALGSGGLIFVPIDQGIVYAEKLTNYLQDLGFKVELVSARNKKGLERFEKGEVDYLIGVATYYGSIVRGLDLPHLIRYAIFTGVPKFRFSIDLEQPTIYRVLGLMSEVMEFLENEDRRNAEKLYARLRRLIRNIPQFEILKIEEALAEGLPLEGFSNHVLEVFKEAVEFLRSVLKKPEVLKRIEEDPFVSLKKEEGKWYIEIPDVRTYIQATGRTSRLFAGGITRGLSVVIVDNEKVFNGLKRQMRWRFAEFDMKPFNELNLEELLKEIDADREKVRLIMEGKIAEKTKDLVKSALMIVESPNKARTIASFFGQPSKRRIGDLVAYEVSIGELMLTILASGGHMFDLVTNEGYHGVLIKENDGKLYFIPVYDTLKRCRECGHQFVDWEKKGVCPRCGSRDVRDALENVIAMREIAQEVDEILIGTDPDVEGEKIAWDIRNVLSPYTPTIKRIEFHEVTRPAILKALKEARDVNEARVNAQLVRRIEDRWIGFELSQKLWEVFENTYLSAGRVQTPVLGWVIERYREFVESETDFMRLTLENDLEVTLEGVKEEVQEVIVEEVQLEERDLNPLPPYTTDTMLQDASRFLGFSTDYTMRLAQDLFELGLVTYIRTDSTHVSNVGIEVAKEYITEEVGEDYFAPRKWGEEGAHECIRPTRPIDTGRLMQLLRDGIITLARGLTRDHFRLYDMIFKRFMTSQMKAAKILYEKAVIDAKVAKAEIEGYVEILFDGWTRLRNPPLRQLPKLEKGQRIKVKDIKKWRAPKVPLFTQGDIIALMKERKIGRPSTYAKIVKTLLDRHYVIETKGRKKLVPTELGTKVYHYLITKYKELVSEERTRQLEELMDLVEENKIDYQEVLNDMYEEIRKYIA from the coding sequence ATGAAGGCCATATACAGGGGCATGTGTCCTAACTGTGAGGACAGGATAGGTGATTTACGTTTATACAAGAAGCATCCTTGTGAGGTCTGCTTGGATGAGGAAATAAAAGCCGAAGTGTATTTTGATCTGATAAAAGGAATTAGGGATGCCCTAAAGCTCAGAGGAACTTTAAAACACTGGGAAGAGCTATATTCTCTTGAGAAAAAGCTGAATGAGGCTGAAGAACTTTTCAAGAAAGCTACCGGCTTCACGTTTTGGAGCGCCCAAAAAACTTGGGTTAAGCGTTTAGTGAGGGGAAAAAGTTTCTCTATAATCGCCCCTACTGGAATGGGAAAAAGCGTTTTTGGGGCTTTTATGTCGATTTACTATGCAAAAAAGGGTAAAAAATCATATATAATTTTGCCGACAACACCTCTGGTGATTCAAACAATCAAGAGAGTCCAGACATTTGCAGAAAAAGCCGGGGTAAGCGTTAACTTAGCTTACTACCACGGAAACATGAAGAAAAAAGAGAAGGAAGAAATGCTCCAAAAAATTCAGAATGGAGATTTTGACATCCTTATAACCTCCGCACAGTATTTAGCAAGGAATTTTGATCTCTTGAAGGATAAGAGGTTCGATTTTATATTTGTGGATGATGTTGATGCATTCCTCAAAGCCTCAAAGAACATAGACCGCTCCCTTATTCTCCTCGGTTTTACCGAAGAGATTATTCAGAAGGCTTGGGAGATTATAAAACTCAAAAAGCAGATGGCAAAATACCTCAACGGCAACAGTAAGGACAAAAATGAAAAGCTAAAAGAGCTGAACAAGCAGATAAATGCAGTTGAGAGGGAGATTAGAAAGTTTAAGCGAGAAAACAAAATTGGAGTTCTAATCGTAGCTTCCGCCACTGGAAGTGGTAGAGGAGATAGAATAAAGCTTTACCGTGAGCTTTTGGATTTCGAGGTGGGAAGCGGCAGATCTGCGTTGAGAAACGTCGTGGACAGCTATATCTTCCCCGAAAAGCCAATAGAGGAGCACGTCAAAGAGCTGTTAAAAGCTTTAGGCTCGGGAGGACTCATATTCGTCCCAATTGACCAAGGAATAGTGTATGCAGAGAAACTAACGAATTACCTGCAGGATTTAGGATTTAAGGTGGAGTTAGTTTCGGCAAGGAACAAAAAGGGGCTTGAAAGATTCGAGAAGGGAGAGGTTGACTACCTAATAGGGGTTGCTACATATTATGGCTCTATTGTTAGGGGATTAGACTTGCCCCATCTAATAAGATATGCCATATTTACTGGAGTTCCAAAGTTCCGGTTCAGCATAGACCTCGAACAGCCCACCATATATAGGGTTTTAGGACTGATGAGTGAGGTCATGGAATTCCTCGAAAATGAGGATAGGAGAAACGCCGAAAAGCTGTACGCTAGGCTAAGGAGGCTCATAAGGAATATCCCGCAGTTTGAAATCTTAAAAATAGAAGAAGCACTGGCAGAAGGGCTACCCCTAGAGGGGTTCTCGAATCACGTTCTTGAAGTTTTTAAGGAAGCCGTTGAGTTCCTTAGAAGCGTATTAAAGAAGCCCGAAGTCCTAAAAAGAATAGAAGAAGATCCTTTTGTTAGCCTCAAAAAAGAGGAAGGAAAATGGTACATAGAGATCCCTGACGTGAGGACGTATATACAGGCCACAGGAAGAACTTCGAGACTTTTTGCTGGAGGTATTACAAGGGGACTCAGCGTTGTGATAGTGGACAATGAGAAGGTTTTCAATGGCTTGAAGAGGCAGATGCGCTGGCGCTTTGCGGAGTTTGATATGAAGCCCTTCAATGAGCTCAATTTGGAAGAGTTACTGAAAGAGATTGACGCTGATAGGGAGAAAGTCAGGCTCATCATGGAGGGTAAAATAGCAGAAAAGACAAAAGACCTTGTAAAATCTGCCCTTATGATAGTAGAATCACCAAACAAAGCCAGAACTATTGCGAGTTTCTTTGGACAGCCAAGCAAGAGGCGTATTGGTGATTTGGTAGCGTATGAAGTAAGCATAGGAGAACTAATGCTCACCATATTGGCAAGCGGAGGACATATGTTCGATCTCGTTACAAACGAAGGTTACCATGGAGTTTTGATAAAGGAAAACGACGGAAAGCTCTACTTTATCCCGGTTTACGATACCTTAAAGCGCTGTAGAGAGTGCGGACATCAATTTGTGGACTGGGAAAAGAAAGGGGTATGTCCTAGATGTGGTTCAAGAGACGTGAGGGATGCCCTCGAAAATGTGATTGCAATGAGGGAAATCGCTCAGGAAGTTGACGAAATACTGATTGGAACGGATCCCGATGTTGAGGGTGAAAAGATTGCATGGGACATAAGAAACGTCCTCTCTCCGTATACTCCAACCATAAAGAGGATAGAGTTCCATGAGGTTACGAGGCCCGCTATTCTAAAGGCCCTTAAAGAGGCAAGAGACGTAAACGAGGCAAGGGTAAATGCCCAGCTTGTGAGGAGAATAGAGGACAGGTGGATAGGATTTGAGCTCAGCCAGAAGCTCTGGGAGGTTTTTGAGAACACTTACCTTTCAGCTGGAAGAGTTCAAACCCCCGTTCTAGGCTGGGTCATAGAGAGATACAGAGAATTCGTGGAAAGTGAAACCGATTTCATGAGGCTGACACTCGAAAACGACTTGGAAGTGACACTGGAGGGAGTTAAGGAAGAAGTTCAAGAAGTTATCGTGGAAGAAGTCCAGCTGGAAGAGAGAGACCTAAATCCCCTCCCACCGTATACCACCGATACAATGCTCCAGGATGCCTCAAGATTCCTAGGATTTTCAACCGACTACACTATGAGACTTGCCCAAGACCTCTTCGAACTCGGTCTGGTAACTTACATAAGAACAGATTCCACCCATGTGAGCAACGTTGGTATTGAAGTTGCCAAGGAATACATCACCGAAGAGGTCGGTGAGGATTACTTTGCTCCGAGGAAGTGGGGTGAAGAGGGAGCACACGAGTGTATAAGACCTACAAGACCCATAGACACTGGAAGACTCATGCAGCTGCTGAGGGATGGAATAATAACCCTTGCAAGGGGTCTAACAAGAGACCACTTCAGACTCTACGATATGATATTCAAGCGCTTTATGACCTCTCAAATGAAAGCGGCAAAAATACTTTATGAAAAGGCAGTTATTGATGCAAAGGTAGCAAAAGCGGAAATAGAGGGTTACGTGGAGATACTCTTCGATGGATGGACAAGACTTAGGAATCCTCCACTAAGACAGCTTCCCAAACTTGAAAAAGGACAAAGGATTAAGGTTAAGGACATCAAGAAATGGAGGGCTCCAAAAGTACCCCTGTTTACTCAAGGAGACATAATTGCCCTAATGAAGGAGCGCAAAATCGGTAGGCCTTCTACGTATGCAAAGATAGTCAAAACTCTCTTGGACAGGCACTACGTTATCGAAACGAAGGGAAGGAAGAAGTTAGTGCCAACGGAACTAGGCACGAAGGTTTACCACTACCTAATCACAAAATACAAGGAGCTTGTGAGTGAGGAAAGAACCAGGCAGCTGGAAGAGCTCATGGATCTTGTGGAGGAAAACAAGATAGATTACCAAGAAGTGCTGAACGATATGTACGAGGAGATAAGAAAGTACATTGCCTAA
- the infB gene encoding translation initiation factor IF-2 — translation MKKIRQPIIAVLGHVDHGKTTMLDRIRNTRVAEKEAGGITQHIGATEVPIEVVKQLAGPLLSLWKGEIKLPGLLFIDTPGHEAFTSLRARGGSLADLAILVVDINEGFQPQTIESIEILRKYRTPFVVAANKIDRIKGWKIVENEPFLVNIKKQDQRAVQELETKLWELIGKFYELGFQANRFDRVQDFRRELAIIPVSAKYGIGLPELLVLIAGLAQKYLEEKLKIEVEGPARGTILEVREEVGFGTTIDVIIYDGTLRKDDIIVVGGKDKAIVTKIRALLKPKPLDEIRDPRYRFDQVEEVSAAAGIKIAAPNLEEALAGSPVIAARTEEEIERAKREILEQIKSVIISTDKVGVIVKADTIGSLEALSKELQEKNIPIRKADVGNISKTDVMEALSVKEEEPLYGVVIGFNVKVNEDAEEVAKAKKIPIFVGNVIYKIIEDYEAWVKAEEEKKKKELLAQTKFPGVIKIFPDERYIFRRSHPAIVGIEVIEGRIKPGYPLMKQNGERIGVIKSIKSKEDFLQEAKKGDQVAIAIEGAIVGRHIHPGEILYVDISRDDAIRLVKELRDMLDETDIRALKETAKVKAQKDPFWSAL, via the coding sequence ATGAAAAAAATTAGACAGCCAATTATAGCGGTTCTTGGACACGTAGATCATGGGAAGACCACGATGCTTGATAGAATACGTAATACCCGCGTAGCTGAGAAAGAAGCGGGTGGAATTACTCAGCACATTGGTGCGACTGAGGTTCCTATTGAAGTGGTTAAACAACTCGCTGGACCCCTTTTAAGTTTGTGGAAAGGCGAAATTAAACTTCCGGGATTGCTCTTTATAGACACTCCCGGCCACGAGGCTTTTACGAGCTTGAGAGCAAGAGGAGGCAGTTTAGCCGATTTGGCAATCCTTGTAGTTGATATAAACGAGGGCTTCCAGCCCCAGACCATTGAGAGCATAGAGATTTTGAGAAAATACAGAACTCCCTTTGTTGTCGCAGCAAATAAAATTGACCGTATTAAAGGATGGAAAATCGTTGAAAACGAGCCTTTCTTGGTAAACATTAAAAAACAGGATCAAAGGGCAGTTCAGGAGCTTGAGACAAAGCTTTGGGAACTAATAGGAAAATTCTATGAGCTTGGCTTCCAGGCCAATAGGTTCGATCGTGTTCAGGACTTCAGAAGGGAACTCGCCATAATTCCCGTTTCAGCCAAATATGGAATAGGCCTTCCAGAATTGCTTGTTCTTATAGCGGGTTTGGCTCAGAAGTATCTCGAAGAGAAGCTGAAGATAGAGGTTGAAGGTCCCGCGAGAGGAACTATTTTGGAAGTTAGGGAGGAAGTAGGCTTTGGGACAACAATAGACGTGATAATTTATGATGGAACACTCAGAAAAGACGATATAATAGTTGTGGGTGGCAAGGATAAGGCAATAGTCACAAAAATAAGGGCTCTCCTTAAACCGAAGCCTCTCGACGAGATAAGAGATCCAAGATATCGCTTTGATCAGGTTGAGGAAGTTTCTGCAGCAGCTGGAATTAAGATAGCCGCCCCAAACTTAGAGGAAGCTCTCGCAGGTTCTCCTGTTATAGCGGCAAGAACTGAAGAGGAAATAGAGAGAGCAAAGAGAGAAATCCTTGAGCAGATAAAGAGCGTAATTATAAGCACGGACAAAGTTGGCGTTATTGTAAAAGCCGACACAATAGGAAGTCTCGAAGCGCTAAGCAAAGAACTGCAGGAAAAGAATATTCCAATAAGAAAGGCAGACGTTGGAAACATAAGCAAAACGGATGTTATGGAGGCACTTAGCGTAAAGGAGGAGGAACCTCTTTACGGTGTTGTCATAGGTTTTAATGTGAAGGTCAATGAAGACGCAGAGGAAGTTGCAAAGGCCAAGAAGATCCCGATATTTGTCGGCAACGTTATTTATAAAATCATAGAAGACTACGAAGCATGGGTGAAGGCTGAGGAAGAAAAGAAGAAAAAAGAACTTTTAGCTCAAACAAAGTTCCCAGGAGTAATTAAGATATTCCCAGATGAACGCTACATCTTCCGGAGAAGCCATCCAGCAATAGTTGGAATAGAGGTTATTGAAGGTAGGATAAAGCCGGGATACCCACTAATGAAGCAAAATGGAGAGCGGATTGGGGTTATAAAATCAATAAAATCCAAAGAAGACTTCCTGCAGGAAGCAAAGAAGGGAGATCAGGTTGCTATAGCCATTGAGGGTGCAATAGTCGGAAGGCACATCCATCCTGGGGAGATACTTTACGTCGATATAAGCAGGGATGATGCAATAAGACTCGTGAAGGAGCTCAGAGATATGTTGGATGAGACCGACATAAGGGCACTAAAGGAAACAGCAAAAGTGAAGGCCCAAAAGGATCCATTTTGGAGTGCCCTATGA